In the genome of Qipengyuania seohaensis, one region contains:
- a CDS encoding TadE/TadG family type IV pilus assembly protein yields the protein MIATISKLARSTRGNATIEVALVMPLVLAMALGGIDFAMGYRHKVEMQQTAQLGAEYVMGTLETVPPDPVVAAAIANASGLPVGNIKVKTQIECDGVKQVVGAPFCINPTAVETAYMTITVNEDWEPMLNIKGIADYATKQNHVGSVTIRTK from the coding sequence ATGATCGCCACTATTTCCAAGCTTGCCCGCAGTACCCGCGGAAACGCGACCATCGAAGTCGCGCTCGTCATGCCGCTTGTGCTGGCAATGGCGCTTGGCGGCATCGATTTCGCCATGGGTTATCGCCACAAGGTCGAAATGCAGCAGACCGCCCAACTGGGGGCCGAATACGTGATGGGTACGCTTGAAACCGTGCCGCCCGATCCCGTTGTGGCAGCGGCGATCGCGAATGCGTCCGGCCTCCCCGTTGGGAACATCAAGGTGAAGACCCAGATCGAATGCGACGGGGTCAAGCAGGTGGTTGGCGCGCCATTCTGTATCAACCCGACTGCGGTCGAGACGGCCTATATGACCATCACGGTCAACGAAGACTGGGAGCCGATGCTCAACATCAAGGGTATCGCGGATTACGCCACCAAGCAGAACCACGTCGGCTCGGTTACGATAAGGACGAAATGA
- the pdhA gene encoding pyruvate dehydrogenase (acetyl-transferring) E1 component subunit alpha translates to MAKAPKSKAAEKAQKSPAEDTDFVLHSLQEELEKKQRFDASTDQMMHFYEQMLLIRRFEERAGQLYGLGLIGGFCHLYIGQEAVAIGLQSALDGDKDSVITGYRDHGHMLAYGIDPKVIMAELTGREAGISKGKGGSMHMFSTEHKFYGGHGIVGAQVALGGGLALAHQYNEDGGLCLAYFGDGAANQGQVYETFNMAALWNLPIVFVIENNQYAMGTAVSRSSAETEFYRRGTAFRIPGMKVNGMDVLEVRQAAEIAFKHVRDGKGPVLMECETYRYRGHSMSDPAKYRTREEVQDMKDHKDPIEGLKKVLLENGAKEEDLKAIDKDIRKVVSEAADFAENSPEPEASELYTDVLVEEY, encoded by the coding sequence TTGGCAAAGGCCCCGAAGAGCAAAGCAGCCGAAAAGGCCCAGAAGAGTCCCGCTGAAGATACGGATTTCGTCCTGCATTCCCTGCAGGAAGAACTGGAGAAGAAGCAGCGCTTCGATGCCAGCACCGATCAGATGATGCACTTCTACGAACAGATGCTGCTTATCCGGCGTTTCGAAGAACGTGCGGGTCAGCTCTACGGCCTAGGGCTCATCGGCGGTTTCTGCCACCTCTACATCGGCCAGGAAGCAGTTGCCATCGGCCTGCAGTCCGCGCTCGACGGGGACAAGGACAGCGTGATCACCGGCTACCGCGATCACGGTCACATGCTCGCTTACGGTATCGATCCCAAGGTCATCATGGCCGAATTAACCGGCCGCGAAGCCGGCATCTCCAAGGGCAAGGGCGGGTCGATGCACATGTTCTCGACCGAGCATAAGTTCTACGGCGGTCACGGCATCGTCGGCGCGCAGGTCGCGCTTGGCGGAGGCCTGGCGCTTGCGCACCAGTACAACGAAGACGGCGGCCTGTGCCTTGCCTATTTCGGTGATGGCGCTGCGAACCAGGGCCAGGTCTATGAGACCTTCAACATGGCGGCGCTGTGGAACCTGCCGATCGTCTTCGTCATCGAGAACAACCAGTACGCTATGGGGACCGCGGTCAGCCGAAGCTCCGCCGAAACCGAGTTCTACCGCCGCGGCACTGCATTCCGCATCCCGGGGATGAAGGTCAACGGCATGGATGTCCTCGAGGTCCGCCAGGCTGCCGAGATCGCGTTCAAGCACGTGCGCGACGGCAAGGGCCCGGTCCTGATGGAATGCGAAACCTATCGCTATCGCGGCCACTCCATGTCCGACCCGGCCAAGTACCGCACCCGCGAGGAAGTGCAGGACATGAAAGACCACAAGGACCCGATCGAGGGCCTGAAAAAGGTCCTGCTGGAAAACGGCGCGAAAGAGGAAGACTTGAAAGCCATCGACAAGGACATTCGCAAGGTCGTCAGCGAGGCTGCCGATTTCGCCGAGAATTCGCCAGAACCGGAGGCTTCCGAACTCTACACCGATGTCCTGGTGGAGGAGTATTGA
- a CDS encoding pilus assembly protein TadG-related protein gives MLRKAVQFIKQVRDDTRGNVLVLVAASLVPMVGTMGLAVDAAQWISWRRDLHSAADAGAMAGALAMRNGEDVNTVVTKVLGENYQHIYTIEAIETPPTTGDFAGDNSMVRVVLSTSRELPFSSLFLANAPTISVEAVAQSSSEVPNCMIALDQNSTGLTISGSATVSMNCGMASNSNFDATASGTNTIKAGALSAVGTVTNSGGVTSDTAINNNAPPAADPFDGVDTQPNVTCNDWPMPFRGPGNTLGLNFGTFGCYQGIQIQNNATVTLDPGTYFIGSRGLSVGGNATLRGTNVTLVFTNTDNPFNASAIGDISIAGTSSIQLTAPDSGPYEGLIIVQDSRLVASNKNRLFLTGDSKSVFDGGIYAPTNMVEFSGNSSMTTDCLQIVSRFITFTGNTSVTNNCPAGRGVASFNGSEFLRLRQ, from the coding sequence ATGCTTCGCAAAGCGGTGCAGTTTATAAAGCAGGTTCGCGACGACACACGTGGCAACGTGCTCGTTCTCGTGGCCGCCTCCCTTGTTCCCATGGTCGGCACCATGGGCCTTGCTGTCGACGCTGCCCAGTGGATCAGCTGGCGCCGCGACCTTCACAGCGCCGCCGATGCTGGCGCAATGGCGGGTGCGCTCGCCATGAGAAATGGCGAAGACGTCAATACCGTGGTCACCAAGGTCCTGGGCGAGAACTACCAGCACATCTACACCATCGAGGCGATCGAGACCCCGCCCACGACTGGTGATTTCGCGGGCGACAACAGCATGGTCCGCGTCGTGCTCAGCACGTCGCGCGAACTGCCGTTCTCCAGCCTGTTCCTGGCGAACGCTCCGACAATCAGCGTCGAAGCCGTGGCACAATCTAGCTCTGAAGTCCCGAACTGCATGATCGCGCTCGACCAGAATTCGACTGGCCTGACGATCTCGGGATCGGCAACGGTCAGCATGAACTGCGGGATGGCCTCCAACTCGAACTTCGATGCAACCGCATCGGGTACGAACACGATCAAGGCCGGCGCATTGTCCGCTGTAGGAACGGTCACCAACTCGGGCGGTGTCACGAGCGATACGGCCATCAACAATAATGCGCCGCCCGCTGCCGACCCGTTCGATGGCGTCGATACGCAGCCGAATGTGACGTGTAACGATTGGCCGATGCCATTTAGGGGACCCGGCAACACGCTCGGCCTGAATTTCGGCACGTTCGGTTGCTATCAAGGCATCCAGATTCAGAACAATGCTACTGTCACGCTCGACCCGGGGACTTATTTCATCGGTTCAAGGGGGCTTAGCGTCGGCGGCAACGCGACCCTACGAGGCACGAATGTCACGCTCGTATTTACGAACACCGACAATCCGTTCAACGCGAGTGCGATCGGAGACATCTCCATCGCAGGTACTTCGTCGATCCAGCTGACCGCCCCAGACAGCGGACCTTACGAGGGTCTGATCATTGTCCAGGACAGCCGACTGGTTGCCTCCAACAAGAACCGTCTCTTCCTGACCGGTGACAGCAAGTCGGTTTTCGACGGCGGCATCTATGCACCCACCAACATGGTCGAGTTCAGCGGTAACAGCAGCATGACGACCGACTGCCTTCAGATCGTGTCCAGGTTCATCACCTTCACCGGTAACACCAGCGTCACCAACAACTGTCCTGCAGGCCGGGGCGTCGCCTCCTTCAATGGCAGCGAATTTCTGAGGTTGCGCCAATGA
- a CDS encoding TadE/TadG family type IV pilus assembly protein, translating to MMLKRIKTFLLDNRGTAAVEFALVLPLTVTMLLGTLNMSIYLFFQNSLSSALDEASRAVSVWPVPSDADLQTEFTDHLLSAQQFGNAQLAITHGTDVSGRDYVDLEATGGIYVNLVFVDLGTIPVRLTKRSYPQL from the coding sequence ATGATGCTGAAAAGGATCAAGACCTTCCTCCTCGACAATCGCGGCACGGCGGCCGTGGAATTCGCGCTGGTGCTTCCGCTGACCGTGACGATGCTTCTCGGCACGCTCAATATGAGCATTTACCTGTTCTTCCAGAACTCGCTGTCATCTGCGCTCGACGAGGCATCGAGGGCGGTTTCGGTCTGGCCGGTGCCGTCAGATGCCGACTTGCAGACCGAGTTCACCGACCACCTGCTAAGCGCCCAGCAATTCGGGAATGCCCAACTCGCGATAACGCATGGCACGGATGTGTCGGGCAGGGACTATGTCGACCTCGAAGCGACCGGCGGTATCTACGTGAACCTCGTCTTCGTCGACCTCGGTACGATCCCGGTACGCCTGACGAAACGGTCCTACCCGCAGCTCTGA
- a CDS encoding lysoplasmalogenase, with product MPKRALSEHRPYLLASLIAAVSYYFVADDPIGGIWLMGWKAAGVGFLALYAAHRGKGFDAWLIAAVMAFGAMGDALLEVSFLIGGGLFAVGHLIAVWLYLRHRRGVTTGSQKGAALALLVFTPILAASLTYPLPNWQLAAGYSFLVGAMAAAAWTSNFPRYRVGAGAVLFVVSDLLIFGREAGRVPYEVAEWLIWPLYYGGQFLIATGVVQTLRHPELRAGKA from the coding sequence ATGCCGAAACGCGCATTATCCGAACATCGTCCCTACCTGCTCGCCAGCCTCATCGCTGCCGTGAGCTACTATTTCGTCGCGGACGATCCGATCGGCGGGATCTGGTTGATGGGATGGAAGGCCGCAGGTGTGGGCTTCCTCGCCCTCTATGCCGCGCATCGCGGGAAGGGCTTCGATGCTTGGCTGATTGCAGCCGTCATGGCGTTCGGAGCGATGGGCGATGCCTTGCTGGAAGTCAGCTTCCTTATCGGAGGTGGACTTTTCGCGGTCGGACACCTCATCGCTGTCTGGCTGTATCTGCGCCATCGACGAGGGGTCACGACCGGGAGTCAGAAAGGTGCGGCACTAGCCTTGCTGGTGTTTACGCCCATTCTGGCCGCGTCGCTGACCTATCCACTCCCGAACTGGCAGCTTGCTGCTGGATACAGCTTCCTCGTCGGCGCAATGGCGGCGGCAGCCTGGACCAGCAACTTTCCGCGTTACCGAGTTGGTGCAGGCGCAGTGCTGTTCGTCGTTTCAGATTTGCTGATCTTCGGTAGGGAAGCGGGCAGGGTACCGTATGAGGTCGCGGAATGGCTTATCTGGCCGCTCTATTACGGTGGGCAATTCCTGATCGCGACCGGCGTGGTGCAGACTCTCCGACATCCGGAGCTAAGGGCCGGAAAAGCCTAA
- a CDS encoding pyruvate dehydrogenase complex E1 component subunit beta: MAIELKMPALSPTMEEGTLAKWLKSEGDAIEIGDIIAEIETDKATMEFEAVDEGTLGKILVEEGTEGVKVGTVIAMLAGEGEEASDLAAPAQAEVDDVPGEGKDVGQDASEAEITKPSRKADVKDPEVPHGTNMAKVTVREALRDAMAEEMRRDERVFVMGEEVAQYQGAYKVTQGLLDEFGPKRVIDTPITEYGFAGIGAGAAMGGLRPVVEFMTFNFAMQAIDHIINSAAKTNYMSGGQMRCPVVFRGPNGAASRVGAQHSQNYGPWYASVPGLIVIAPFDSSDAKGLLKAAIRCEDPVVFLENELVYGRTFELPELDDHVLPIGKARIMREGSDVTIVSYSIAVGLALEAAEELAGEGIDAEVIDLRTLRPLDKEAVLTSLAKTNRVVIAEEGWPTCSIASEITAICMEEGFDHLDAPVTRVCNEDVPLPYAANLEKMALIDSARIVEAAKKVCYRD, from the coding sequence ATGGCTATCGAACTGAAGATGCCCGCGCTGTCTCCCACCATGGAAGAAGGCACGCTCGCTAAATGGCTCAAGTCGGAAGGCGATGCGATCGAGATCGGCGACATCATTGCCGAGATCGAAACCGACAAGGCCACGATGGAATTCGAAGCGGTCGATGAAGGCACGCTGGGCAAGATCCTTGTCGAAGAAGGCACCGAAGGCGTGAAGGTCGGCACCGTGATCGCGATGCTGGCCGGCGAGGGCGAAGAAGCCTCCGATCTTGCTGCACCCGCACAGGCAGAGGTCGATGACGTTCCGGGCGAAGGCAAGGACGTTGGCCAGGACGCATCGGAAGCCGAAATCACTAAGCCTTCGCGCAAGGCGGACGTGAAGGACCCCGAAGTCCCGCATGGCACCAACATGGCGAAAGTCACTGTGCGTGAAGCTTTACGCGATGCCATGGCCGAGGAAATGCGCCGCGACGAACGTGTGTTCGTCATGGGCGAGGAAGTCGCCCAGTATCAGGGTGCCTACAAGGTGACCCAGGGGCTGCTCGATGAATTCGGTCCCAAGCGTGTTATCGACACCCCGATCACAGAATACGGCTTTGCGGGGATCGGCGCAGGCGCCGCAATGGGCGGTCTGCGTCCGGTGGTCGAATTCATGACCTTCAACTTCGCGATGCAGGCCATCGACCACATCATCAACTCGGCAGCCAAGACCAACTATATGTCGGGGGGACAGATGCGTTGTCCGGTAGTGTTCCGCGGCCCCAACGGCGCGGCAAGCCGCGTCGGCGCGCAGCACAGCCAGAACTATGGCCCATGGTACGCCAGCGTGCCCGGTCTGATCGTGATTGCGCCCTTCGACAGCTCGGATGCGAAGGGACTGCTCAAGGCCGCCATCCGGTGCGAGGACCCGGTCGTGTTCCTTGAAAACGAACTGGTCTACGGCCGCACCTTCGAACTGCCCGAGCTCGACGATCATGTGCTGCCGATCGGCAAGGCACGGATCATGCGCGAAGGCAGCGATGTGACAATCGTGTCCTATTCGATCGCCGTAGGCCTCGCGCTGGAAGCAGCCGAAGAGCTCGCTGGCGAGGGGATCGACGCCGAAGTCATCGACCTTCGCACGCTGCGTCCGCTCGATAAGGAAGCGGTCCTGACAAGCCTGGCCAAGACGAATCGCGTCGTCATCGCAGAGGAAGGCTGGCCGACTTGCTCGATCGCATCGGAGATTACGGCGATCTGCATGGAGGAAGGCTTCGACCATCTCGACGCACCTGTCACTCGCGTGTGCAATGAAGACGTGCCGCTTCCTTACGCCGCGAACCTCGAAAAGATGGCGCTGATCGACAGCGCGCGGATCGTCGAAGCAGCCAAGAAGGTCTGTTACCGGGACTGA
- a CDS encoding EF-hand domain-containing protein — translation MKHAITGALITLAAMGLGLFWYQGRAEVEEAAPPPDLSSLLIEDAAPEGLPTSDASDMVGPTPPEASELTKEQQRFFRYDRDRDWRISRTEMLSTRSAAFRKLDKDGNNLLTFEEWAVTTVDKFEGADANGDNELTPGEFATTRPKPTKRKARCAC, via the coding sequence ATGAAGCACGCAATTACCGGGGCTCTAATAACGCTCGCTGCGATGGGCCTTGGCCTGTTCTGGTACCAGGGCAGGGCTGAGGTGGAGGAAGCCGCGCCTCCGCCAGACCTTTCCTCGCTGTTGATCGAAGACGCTGCACCCGAAGGGCTGCCCACCTCAGATGCCTCCGATATGGTTGGGCCAACGCCGCCCGAAGCCAGCGAGCTTACCAAGGAGCAACAACGCTTCTTCCGCTACGATCGAGATCGCGACTGGCGCATCTCGCGTACCGAAATGCTCTCTACCCGAAGTGCCGCCTTCAGGAAGCTCGACAAGGACGGCAATAACCTGCTGACCTTCGAGGAATGGGCCGTTACCACAGTCGACAAGTTCGAAGGCGCAGACGCCAATGGCGATAACGAGCTTACGCCGGGCGAATTCGCGACGACCCGTCCAAAGCCGACCAAACGCAAAGCCCGGTGCGCTTGCTGA
- the trmFO gene encoding methylenetetrahydrofolate--tRNA-(uracil(54)-C(5))-methyltransferase (FADH(2)-oxidizing) TrmFO, with product MTHDIQIIGGGLAGSEAAWQLAKSGFKVRLSEMRGSGETTAAHQTDGLAELVCSNSFRSDDSDKNAVGLLHDEMRRLDSIVMRAGEVARVPAGSAMAVDRDVFSAEVQRTLEEHPNVTVVRERVDTLPASGPTIVATGPLTAQSLAESIVGATGQDRLAFFDAIAPIVHRDSIDMSKCWIQSRWNKRTEASNEDGDYINCPMTKEQYLAFHQGLMDGEKTEFREWEADTPYFDGCMPIEVMAARGVETLRYGPMKGVGLDNPYDTTEEHPQGRWPYAVVQLRQDNKLGTLWNMVGFQTKLKYGAQVELFRTIPGLENAEFARLGGLHRNTFINSPLVLDRQLRLRGAEHIRFAGQITGCEGYVESSAVGLMAGMMAAADMSGAQWTAPPRTTAFGALLSHITGDAEADTFQPMNVNFGLFPPLHDVKKKQRKEAYTSRAKTEMGEWIANLDAVPA from the coding sequence ATGACACACGACATCCAAATTATCGGCGGCGGGCTCGCGGGCAGCGAGGCAGCCTGGCAGTTGGCGAAGTCCGGTTTCAAGGTGCGCCTGTCCGAAATGCGCGGCAGCGGCGAGACCACGGCAGCCCACCAGACCGACGGGCTGGCCGAACTGGTCTGTTCCAACAGCTTCCGCTCTGACGATAGCGACAAGAACGCAGTCGGTTTGCTGCATGATGAAATGCGCAGGCTCGACAGCATCGTCATGCGCGCCGGCGAAGTTGCGCGGGTTCCTGCCGGCAGCGCCATGGCGGTCGATCGCGACGTGTTCTCGGCAGAGGTCCAGCGGACGCTGGAAGAACACCCCAATGTGACCGTGGTTCGCGAACGGGTCGATACCCTGCCCGCGTCTGGTCCTACCATCGTGGCAACCGGTCCCCTGACCGCACAGTCCTTGGCGGAAAGCATCGTCGGAGCGACCGGCCAGGACCGGCTCGCCTTCTTCGACGCAATCGCGCCCATCGTCCACCGCGACAGCATCGATATGTCCAAATGCTGGATCCAGAGCCGCTGGAACAAGCGCACCGAAGCCTCCAACGAAGACGGCGATTACATCAATTGCCCGATGACGAAGGAGCAGTACCTGGCTTTTCACCAGGGGTTGATGGACGGCGAGAAGACAGAGTTCCGCGAGTGGGAAGCCGATACGCCCTATTTCGACGGCTGCATGCCGATCGAAGTCATGGCTGCGCGTGGTGTGGAAACGCTGCGCTATGGTCCGATGAAGGGGGTCGGTCTCGATAACCCTTACGACACAACCGAAGAACACCCACAAGGGCGCTGGCCCTACGCGGTCGTCCAGCTACGTCAGGACAACAAGCTCGGCACGCTGTGGAACATGGTGGGCTTCCAGACGAAGCTGAAGTACGGCGCGCAGGTCGAGCTGTTCCGCACTATCCCTGGCCTGGAGAATGCCGAGTTTGCCCGACTTGGCGGCCTGCATCGCAACACCTTCATCAATTCGCCGCTGGTTCTTGATCGACAGCTTCGCCTCCGCGGCGCCGAGCACATTCGGTTCGCCGGGCAGATCACGGGTTGCGAAGGGTATGTCGAAAGCTCTGCCGTCGGCTTGATGGCGGGCATGATGGCTGCTGCGGACATGTCCGGGGCACAGTGGACCGCGCCCCCGCGCACCACCGCATTCGGCGCCTTGCTGAGCCACATCACCGGTGATGCAGAAGCTGACACCTTCCAGCCAATGAATGTGAATTTCGGTCTCTTCCCGCCGTTGCACGATGTGAAAAAGAAGCAGCGCAAGGAAGCCTATACCTCGCGTGCGAAGACCGAGATGGGCGAATGGATTGCAAACCTGGACGCAGTGCCCGCCTGA